One window of Elaeis guineensis isolate ETL-2024a chromosome 11, EG11, whole genome shotgun sequence genomic DNA carries:
- the LOC105054264 gene encoding UNC93-like protein 1, protein MVLGSKEEEQQKKDEGSPLPLSPYRYNSPLVQVCLIGLVCFCCPGMYSALAGMGGGGQIDHEVADNANTALYATFAIFGVLGGGIYNVLGPRRTLLAACSTYVLYAGSFLSYNHSHRQPFVVFAGSLLGVGAGLLWAAQGAIMTSYPPSQRKGSYISLFWVIFTSGGAIGGLIPLVLNYHRKEAASVNDGTYIAFMCFMAAGAAISLAILPPAQVVRDDGTRATAMAYSDVRTEAVEILKLFANWKMLLIAPAAWAGNFFYTYQFNNVNGIIFTLRTKGLNNVLYWGAQMLGSFGIGYFLDFSFKSRRKRGLVGIGAVAVLGTAIWAGGLANQLRYTNGKWEDPLDFKDSGGRFAGPFVLYFSYGLQGAVFESLCYWVIGTLADDSETLSRYSGFFKGVQSAGAAVAWQIDNRKTPLLSQLIVNWSLITASYPFLVVLVLLAVEDEDTTTEDGESKMPKL, encoded by the exons ATGGTATTgggatcaaaagaagaagagcaGCAAAAGAAGGATGAAGGATCACCTCTTCCTCTGTCCCCTTATCGATACAACTCCCCTCTGGTCCAGGTCTGCTTGATCGGACTGGTGTGCTTCTGCTGCCCGGGCATGTACAGCGCCCTCGCGGGCATGGGCGGCGGCGGCCAGATCGACCACGAGGTCGCCGACAACGCCAACACCGCCCTCTACGCCACATTCGCTATCTTCGGCGTCCTTGGTGGCGGCATCTACAACGTCCTCGGCCCCCGCCGCACCCTCCTCGCCGCCTGCTCCACCTACGTCCTCTACGCCGGCTCCTTCCTCTCCTACAACCACTCCCACCGCCAGCCCTTCGTCGTCTTCGCTGGCTCCCTCCTCGGCGTCGGCGCCGGCCTCCTCTGGGCCGCCCAGGGCGCCATCATGACCTCCTACCCCCCTTCCCAACGCAAGGGCTCCTACATCTCCCTCTTCTGGGTCATTTTCACCTCAGGCGGCGCCATCGGCGGCCTCATCCCCCTCGTCCTCAATTACCACCGCAAAGAGGCCGCCTCCGTCAACGACGGCACCTACATCGCCTTCATGTGCTTCATGGCCGCCGGCGCCGCCATCTCCCTCGCCATCCTCCCCCCGGCGCAGGTCGTCCGCGACGACGGCACCCGGGCCACCGCCATGGCCTACTCCGACGTCCGCACCGAGGCGGTGGAAATCCTCAAGCTATTCGCCAACTGGAAGATGCTCCTCATCGCCCCTGCAGCGTGGGCCGGCAACTTCTTCTACACGTACCAGTTCAACAACGTCAATGGAATCATCTTCACTCTGAGGACCAAAGGGCTCAACAATGTGTTGTACTGGGGGGCGCAGATGCTCGGCTCCTTCGGGATTGGCTACTTCCTGGACTTCAGCTTCAAGAGCAGGAGGAAGAGGGGGCTGGTAGGGATCGGGGCCGTGGCGGTGCTCGGGACGGCGATCTGGGCCGGCGGGCTGGCGAACCAGCTGAGGTATACTAACGGGAAGTGGGAGGATCCCTTGGACTTTAAGGACTCCGGGGGAAGGTTCGCCGGGCCGTTCGTTCTCTACTTCAGTTATGGGCTGCAGGGTGCTGTGTTCGAGAGCTTGTGCTACTGGGTCATCGGAACGTTGGCTGATGATTCCGAGACACTTAGCAG ATATAGTGGATTCTTCAAGGGCGTGCAGAGTGCCGGCGCTGCTGTCGCTTGGCAAATTGATAACAGGAAAACGCCTCTGCTGTCGCAGTTGATTGTAAACTGGTCCCTCATTACCGCAAGCTATCCCTTCCTGGTGGTGTTGGTGTTGTTAGCCGTGGAGGACGAGGACACCACCACCGAGGATGGAGAGAGCAAGATGCCGAAGTTATGA